In Iodobacter fluviatilis, one DNA window encodes the following:
- a CDS encoding ExeA family protein, translated as MLRLKGVLHSLLIKQCDLATAIGVSDAGVAQIINHNDWPKLKKTDELKTAILAFLAEHGAAVAQTLYVFDVEPSPTAFTGIRVNNDQVQNARIHHSKTALNEDDVMLLRKQTLHQATRKHFGLFRDPFADEAVQSHEDMYISPDVRYVREAMFQTAKHGGMMAVVAESGAGKTTLMRDLQDRILRENLPIMIIRPYVLAMEGNDRSGKTLKASDIVEAIKSAVAPLQRNRVNPEARFKQLHTALCDSHQAGYSHCLIIDEAHSLPIATLKHLKRFFELEMGFKKLLSIILVGQPELKAKLSERNSEVREVVQRCEVVELLPLDGARLEDYLKFKFSRMNKPVAEVIDASGIEALRAKLTLASGRTGRNEVVSLLYPLAVGNLLTACMNLAAQLGAPVVTADVVKGV; from the coding sequence ATGTTGAGATTAAAAGGCGTATTGCACTCTTTATTAATAAAGCAATGTGATTTGGCTACCGCGATTGGTGTTTCAGATGCGGGTGTAGCGCAAATCATTAACCACAACGATTGGCCCAAGCTCAAAAAGACGGATGAATTAAAAACGGCCATTTTGGCGTTTCTGGCGGAGCACGGCGCGGCTGTGGCCCAAACCCTGTATGTATTTGATGTAGAACCAAGCCCTACTGCGTTTACAGGGATTCGGGTGAATAACGATCAGGTTCAAAACGCGCGGATTCACCATTCAAAAACTGCACTCAACGAGGATGACGTCATGTTGCTTAGAAAACAAACCTTGCATCAAGCCACTCGCAAGCATTTTGGGCTGTTTCGAGATCCGTTTGCGGATGAGGCGGTGCAGTCGCATGAGGATATGTATATCAGCCCCGATGTGCGCTATGTGCGCGAGGCGATGTTTCAGACCGCTAAGCACGGCGGAATGATGGCGGTGGTGGCGGAATCTGGCGCGGGCAAAACTACGCTGATGCGCGATTTGCAGGACCGTATCCTGCGCGAAAACCTGCCGATTATGATTATTCGCCCTTATGTTTTGGCGATGGAGGGGAATGATCGCAGCGGCAAAACACTAAAAGCCAGCGATATTGTTGAGGCGATTAAAAGCGCGGTGGCCCCGCTGCAAAGAAACCGAGTTAATCCAGAGGCGCGGTTTAAGCAGCTGCACACGGCGCTGTGCGACAGCCATCAGGCAGGGTACAGCCACTGCCTGATTATCGACGAAGCCCACTCGCTGCCGATTGCCACGCTGAAGCATCTGAAGCGGTTTTTTGAGCTGGAAATGGGTTTCAAAAAGCTGCTGAGCATCATCTTGGTGGGCCAGCCAGAACTAAAAGCCAAGCTTTCTGAACGCAATTCTGAAGTGCGCGAGGTGGTACAGCGCTGCGAGGTAGTGGAGCTGCTGCCTCTGGATGGCGCACGGCTGGAAGACTATCTGAAATTCAAATTTAGCCGCATGAATAAGCCGGTGGCCGAGGTGATCGACGCGAGCGGTATTGAGGCGCTGCGGGCCAAGCTGACTTTAGCCAGCGGCCGGACTGGGCGTAATGAAGTGGTTTCTTTGTTGTATCCACTGGCAGTGGGCAATCTGCTGACTGCGTGCATGAATCTGGCGGCGCAGCTGGGTGCGCCGGTTGTCACTGCTGATGTAGTGAAGGGGGTGTGA
- a CDS encoding HU family DNA-binding protein, which translates to MFKADLINKLAIKLQDRQMSKADVEAFLSALGEVTQEALANGDDVTLPGLGKLSVAERAEREGRNPRTGETITIAASRTAKFSVSKDLKTAVNR; encoded by the coding sequence ATGTTTAAAGCAGACTTGATCAACAAATTAGCAATCAAGCTTCAAGACCGTCAGATGAGCAAAGCCGATGTTGAGGCGTTTCTCAGTGCATTGGGTGAGGTCACGCAAGAGGCGCTGGCTAATGGTGATGATGTGACGTTGCCGGGGTTGGGTAAGTTGTCGGTGGCGGAGCGTGCCGAGCGCGAGGGCCGCAATCCTCGCACGGGTGAAACCATCACGATTGCCGCCAGCCGCACCGCTAAATTTAGCGTGAGCAAGGATTTAAAAACCGCAGTTAACCGCTAA
- a CDS encoding helix-turn-helix domain-containing protein: protein MSKTQASGKGSRVLQVLKALRGHTITGLSNKDLADALGCSPATITRDMADLIDAGLVVKLDNGRFAHSIAMLQIAQAHAEHVAKLQDRITEINRRIVAGAMN from the coding sequence ATGAGCAAAACCCAAGCCAGCGGCAAAGGCAGCCGGGTGTTGCAGGTACTTAAAGCACTGCGCGGCCACACGATTACCGGCCTATCGAATAAGGATTTGGCCGATGCATTAGGTTGCAGCCCCGCCACCATCACCCGCGATATGGCGGATCTGATTGATGCGGGTCTGGTGGTGAAGTTAGACAACGGGCGTTTCGCTCACAGCATTGCCATGCTGCAAATCGCCCAGGCCCATGCCGAGCATGTGGCGAAGTTGCAGGACCGGATTACTGAAATTAATCGTCGTATCGTGGCTGGGGCCATGAACTAA
- a CDS encoding helix-turn-helix domain-containing protein → MDIFNSIGDRLRAERELMGLSQTEFAAIAARAGVPGATRQSQSLYEKGKRQPDAGYLAAIAHAGADIAYILTGEREHPAPQRLSAEEQTLLNEFRAMDEKTRKRILAFALSGETPASSKFAVAGHVGQQIESVSGGDFRIDMTTSRNEK, encoded by the coding sequence ATGGATATTTTTAATTCCATTGGGGACAGGCTGCGTGCAGAGCGCGAACTCATGGGACTATCCCAAACCGAATTCGCCGCCATTGCCGCCCGTGCAGGCGTGCCCGGAGCCACCCGCCAATCTCAATCACTGTATGAAAAAGGCAAGCGCCAGCCCGATGCGGGCTATCTGGCCGCCATCGCCCATGCCGGGGCGGATATCGCCTATATCCTTACCGGCGAGCGGGAACACCCCGCGCCGCAACGGCTGAGCGCCGAAGAACAAACCCTGCTCAATGAATTTCGCGCCATGGACGAAAAAACGCGCAAACGCATCCTCGCGTTTGCCCTGAGCGGCGAAACCCCAGCCAGCAGCAAATTTGCCGTAGCAGGCCATGTTGGCCAGCAAATAGAATCCGTCAGCGGAGGAGATTTCAGAATTGATATGACGACAAGCAGGAACGAAAAATAA
- a CDS encoding Mor transcription activator family protein, with translation MSMDKNFRSKGPELLVDLTDNIAAALVELASIDQEKAAQLASEIADRMAAHWGGQNIYFPMGLSVRLSKRDQLIYDEFDGTNHSDLARKFGVSLQWIYKIVKTVRLEEIARRQQDLFV, from the coding sequence ATGAGCATGGATAAAAACTTTCGCAGCAAAGGCCCAGAGTTGCTGGTCGATCTGACCGACAATATTGCAGCGGCATTGGTTGAGCTGGCGAGCATCGATCAGGAAAAAGCCGCGCAATTGGCCAGCGAGATTGCAGACCGGATGGCCGCACATTGGGGCGGGCAGAATATTTATTTTCCGATGGGCTTGTCGGTGAGACTATCCAAACGGGACCAGCTTATTTATGACGAGTTTGACGGCACCAATCACAGCGATCTGGCCCGAAAATTTGGTGTGTCGCTGCAGTGGATCTATAAGATAGTCAAAACAGTACGGCTGGAAGAGATTGCCCGCAGACAGCAGGATCTGTTTGTGTAA
- a CDS encoding gp16 family protein, translating to MASNAHLAQIHIAKKQLAMDDDTYRAMLKEIAGVESAKNLSVPKALAVLAHLKRRGFKVTSAKAGSSRPLDQEETSKKIRALWLFLHELGGVNNASEAALGAYVKRMTGVEALQWINHRQAQTLIESLKKWAMRFLPAAVTKLQQEIDAVGCTEEVKIEIARLLSLTSRGAFDPMQAAWEFMTDHLNHSKEKS from the coding sequence ATGGCAAGTAATGCTCATTTAGCTCAAATCCACATTGCAAAAAAACAGCTTGCGATGGATGACGACACCTATCGCGCCATGTTGAAAGAGATTGCGGGTGTTGAATCAGCCAAGAATTTAAGCGTACCGAAAGCACTTGCAGTGCTGGCCCATTTGAAACGGCGGGGTTTTAAAGTGACATCTGCAAAGGCGGGTTCAAGCCGACCATTGGATCAGGAAGAAACGAGCAAAAAAATCCGGGCGCTGTGGTTGTTTTTGCATGAGTTGGGCGGCGTTAATAATGCATCAGAGGCGGCACTGGGTGCGTATGTGAAACGAATGACGGGTGTAGAGGCGCTGCAGTGGATTAATCACAGGCAGGCGCAAACGCTGATTGAATCACTAAAAAAATGGGCGATGCGGTTTCTACCCGCCGCCGTTACCAAGCTGCAGCAAGAGATTGACGCTGTTGGCTGCACTGAAGAGGTGAAGATTGAGATTGCTAGATTACTCAGTCTCACCAGCCGTGGCGCGTTTGATCCGATGCAAGCGGCGTGGGAATTCATGACGGATCATTTGAATCATTCAAAGGAAAAATCATGA
- a CDS encoding DUF262 domain-containing protein, with the protein MNESQLPQKLCLRNIYELLGEVFYIPAYQRGYRWGASQVKDLLDDIWEFSQSAGGNDSAFYCLQPVVVIRQNDCWQVVDGQQRLTTLRLILHYMEQEHLRRPLADAYKKSLYTLQYETRPECEAFLQRIHEESNLDNIDFYHMVKAYEAIQTWFAEKDFNDNNKLMAILLAKSAEERAVKVIWYDLSDECVNNDYAIDVFSRINIGKIPLTNAELIKALFLQKNHFHNDQARLKQLQIATEWDAIEKRLQEPALWYFISNSNERYPTRIEYIFDLMKGKKPSDEAFFTFHKFHEDFKTDKIDVEQLWQGIKRYFLTFDEWFQDRELYHLIGYLVDCGKEIATLKQKSEQENSTKTDFKNHLKTQIRGLVNVQLDNLEYGNADIKKLLLLFNIQTLLSTKEADVRFPFDRYKQEKWDIEHIRSQTDSSPAGTARQEWLRDIETYFGKSEAKEGQEFATQASSLLDKERIDESEFKEFYERVIRFFKQGPISWGDQLGNLALLDATTNRSYKNALFPIKRARIIDNDKNGVFIPIGTKNVFLKYYSRQSVIELMHWEESDAKDYQHAIGEMLKDYLPEQEGTSK; encoded by the coding sequence ATGAATGAAAGCCAACTCCCTCAGAAACTCTGTCTCAGAAATATCTATGAACTATTAGGAGAAGTCTTTTATATCCCAGCCTATCAGCGCGGATATCGCTGGGGAGCAAGCCAAGTAAAAGATCTATTGGATGATATCTGGGAGTTTAGTCAATCGGCGGGGGGGAATGATTCTGCATTTTATTGCCTGCAGCCGGTCGTTGTCATTCGGCAGAACGATTGCTGGCAGGTTGTAGATGGGCAGCAAAGGCTCACTACGCTCCGTCTTATTCTGCACTATATGGAGCAGGAGCATCTGAGACGCCCTTTAGCGGATGCTTATAAAAAGTCCTTGTATACGCTGCAATATGAAACTCGCCCAGAATGTGAAGCATTTCTACAGAGAATTCACGAAGAATCCAACTTAGATAATATTGATTTCTACCACATGGTCAAAGCGTACGAGGCGATTCAGACCTGGTTCGCTGAAAAAGATTTCAATGATAACAACAAGTTGATGGCAATCTTATTGGCCAAATCTGCAGAAGAACGTGCTGTAAAGGTCATTTGGTATGACCTGAGTGATGAATGCGTCAATAACGATTATGCCATTGATGTTTTTTCACGCATTAATATCGGCAAAATTCCACTGACTAATGCGGAATTAATTAAAGCTTTATTTTTACAAAAAAATCATTTCCATAATGATCAGGCCAGATTGAAACAATTGCAGATTGCCACCGAATGGGATGCTATAGAAAAACGCCTTCAGGAGCCCGCACTCTGGTATTTCATCAGTAATTCGAACGAACGATACCCAACACGGATTGAATATATCTTCGACCTAATGAAGGGGAAAAAGCCGAGTGATGAGGCATTTTTCACTTTTCATAAGTTCCATGAAGATTTCAAGACCGACAAGATAGATGTTGAGCAGTTGTGGCAAGGAATTAAGCGTTATTTCCTGACTTTTGATGAATGGTTTCAGGATAGGGAGCTATATCACTTAATTGGCTATCTTGTTGATTGTGGGAAGGAAATAGCCACTTTAAAACAGAAATCAGAACAGGAAAACTCCACTAAAACAGACTTTAAAAACCACCTAAAAACGCAAATCCGTGGCTTGGTCAACGTTCAGTTAGATAATCTTGAATATGGCAACGCTGACATTAAAAAATTGCTTTTGTTATTTAATATTCAAACCTTATTGTCAACAAAGGAAGCCGACGTTCGTTTCCCTTTTGACCGCTATAAGCAAGAAAAATGGGATATCGAGCATATTCGCTCCCAAACAGACTCCTCACCTGCGGGTACAGCTCGACAAGAATGGCTAAGAGATATTGAGACATACTTTGGCAAAAGTGAAGCCAAAGAAGGGCAAGAATTTGCTACGCAGGCAAGCAGTCTGCTTGATAAAGAGCGTATTGATGAAAGTGAATTCAAAGAATTCTATGAAAGGGTGATCAGGTTTTTCAAACAAGGCCCCATATCATGGGGAGATCAGCTAGGAAATCTAGCCTTACTCGACGCCACAACAAACCGAAGCTACAAAAACGCGCTCTTCCCAATCAAGCGGGCCCGCATTATTGACAATGATAAAAATGGGGTTTTTATCCCCATAGGCACCAAGAACGTTTTTTTAAAATATTACAGCCGCCAATCCGTGATTGAACTAATGCATTGGGAAGAATCGGATGCAAAAGATTATCAGCATGCGATAGGTGAAATGCTAAAAGACTATTTGCCTGAGCAGGAAGGAACAAGTAAATGA
- a CDS encoding integrase catalytic domain-containing protein — translation MSAVLTERIVAVAQAARLAGHGGKGAIYEIACRDLCLSPGTLARRLKEVSVTQPRKQRNDAGQSQLSRDEAMLISALLMESTRKNGKRLYSVADAVETLRANAMIRAECVDKASGEVRLLSTSSISRALRTYGLHPDQLLAPAPVTELASLHPNHVWQIDASLCVLYYLKPSIDLNANGLRVMDHTEFYKNKPKNVARIAADRVWSYEITEHCSGWIYVEYVMGAESGENLCSVLINAMQERGGADLLHGVPKILNLDPGSANTASMTKNLCRALGIQMVVHKAGSARATGQVENARNIIERKLEPGLKFQPVANLDELNALAKKWRAHFNATAVHSRHGKTRNQMWMTILASQLIKAPSVEVCRELAVAEPESRKVSPKLRVSFQGREFDVSSVPDVMVGEKLMITRNPWRSDAAQVVLVNEDGMEVFHIVPEVLKNEYGFAESAATFGEFKSHAETPAQRAVKQIEQLVMGTDSLAEAEAARKAKALPFGGQLDPYKHIDDAQLPTYLPRRGMEHDLTAPVIEFPPLTHIEAAKLLKIAVENAGGEWSGERFAWLQQRFPAGVPQEQIEVIAAELISPAADKKTPLRIVKAA, via the coding sequence ATGAGCGCCGTCCTCACCGAACGCATTGTTGCTGTGGCACAAGCTGCCCGCCTTGCCGGGCATGGCGGCAAAGGCGCTATTTATGAAATAGCGTGCCGCGATTTATGCCTTTCCCCCGGCACGCTGGCCAGAAGGTTGAAGGAGGTCTCCGTGACTCAGCCACGTAAACAGCGCAACGATGCGGGGCAGAGCCAGCTAAGCCGGGATGAGGCGATGCTGATTTCGGCACTGCTGATGGAGTCAACCCGTAAAAATGGCAAACGTTTGTATTCAGTGGCGGATGCGGTGGAAACACTGCGGGCGAATGCCATGATCCGGGCGGAGTGTGTTGATAAAGCGTCGGGGGAAGTCAGGCTCTTATCGACCTCCAGTATTTCACGGGCACTGCGTACGTATGGCCTCCACCCAGATCAGTTACTGGCCCCTGCGCCGGTAACGGAGCTGGCCAGCCTGCACCCTAATCATGTTTGGCAAATCGATGCCAGTCTGTGCGTGTTGTATTACCTGAAGCCGTCTATTGATCTGAACGCAAACGGCCTGCGGGTGATGGATCACACGGAGTTTTATAAAAACAAACCTAAAAACGTGGCGCGGATTGCAGCTGATCGGGTGTGGAGTTATGAAATCACCGAGCACTGCAGTGGCTGGATTTATGTGGAATACGTGATGGGGGCAGAGTCGGGTGAAAACCTCTGCTCGGTACTGATTAATGCCATGCAGGAGCGTGGTGGTGCAGACCTGCTGCACGGGGTGCCAAAGATCCTGAATCTGGACCCCGGCTCGGCCAATACGGCATCCATGACTAAAAACCTGTGCCGGGCGCTGGGCATCCAGATGGTGGTGCATAAGGCAGGCAGCGCCCGCGCCACCGGCCAAGTTGAAAACGCCCGCAATATTATCGAACGCAAGCTGGAGCCGGGCTTGAAATTCCAGCCGGTGGCTAATTTGGACGAGTTAAATGCGCTGGCTAAGAAATGGCGTGCTCATTTTAACGCTACCGCAGTGCATAGCCGCCACGGTAAGACGCGCAATCAGATGTGGATGACGATTTTAGCCAGCCAGCTGATTAAAGCGCCATCGGTTGAGGTATGCCGCGAGCTGGCGGTGGCCGAGCCGGAAAGCCGCAAGGTGTCGCCTAAATTACGAGTTTCATTCCAAGGGCGTGAGTTTGATGTGTCCAGCGTGCCGGATGTGATGGTGGGCGAAAAACTGATGATCACTCGCAACCCATGGCGCAGTGATGCGGCGCAGGTGGTGTTGGTGAATGAGGACGGCATGGAGGTGTTCCACATCGTGCCTGAGGTGCTGAAAAACGAATACGGCTTTGCTGAATCAGCCGCGACTTTTGGTGAGTTTAAATCCCACGCGGAAACACCGGCCCAACGGGCGGTGAAACAGATTGAGCAGCTGGTAATGGGTACAGATTCACTGGCCGAAGCAGAGGCCGCCCGTAAAGCCAAGGCATTGCCCTTTGGCGGCCAGCTTGATCCTTATAAACATATTGATGATGCCCAGCTGCCGACCTATCTGCCACGCAGAGGTATGGAGCATGACCTAACCGCGCCAGTGATTGAGTTCCCGCCGCTTACGCATATTGAAGCAGCCAAATTGCTGAAGATTGCTGTTGAAAACGCTGGTGGGGAATGGTCGGGCGAACGCTTTGCTTGGCTACAGCAGCGTTTCCCTGCTGGTGTGCCTCAGGAGCAAATAGAAGTGATCGCCGCCGAGCTGATTAGCCCTGCTGCAGATAAAAAAACACCGTTACGCATCGTTAAAGCGGCCTGA
- a CDS encoding DUF3164 family protein → MKPEDFMEDAKGRFIPVASIKEIDIERDKLVKEIVGKAKEMRDLLRKFKLDLMGDVEAFCDLSFERYNAPIGGKKGNVTLTTFDGKYKVVRAMHDVLTFDEGLQAAKALIDECVNSWSEGANPNIRVLVNDAFQVDKEGKISAGRVLGLRRLQMVDATGKWELAMLALGESLRVQGTVPYIRVYERVGKEGKYEAISLDVAGV, encoded by the coding sequence ATGAAACCTGAAGATTTTATGGAAGATGCCAAGGGGCGGTTCATCCCCGTAGCAAGCATCAAAGAGATCGATATCGAGCGCGACAAGCTGGTTAAAGAAATCGTGGGTAAAGCCAAAGAAATGCGCGATTTGCTGCGTAAATTTAAGCTGGATCTGATGGGCGATGTGGAGGCGTTTTGCGATCTGAGTTTTGAACGCTATAACGCGCCCATCGGCGGTAAAAAGGGCAATGTGACGCTGACCACATTTGACGGTAAATATAAAGTCGTGCGGGCCATGCATGACGTGCTGACGTTTGATGAAGGGCTACAAGCTGCGAAGGCCTTGATCGACGAGTGCGTCAATAGCTGGTCTGAGGGTGCAAACCCGAATATCCGCGTACTGGTGAACGACGCTTTTCAGGTGGATAAGGAAGGAAAAATCAGCGCAGGCCGCGTGCTTGGCCTTCGTCGTTTGCAAATGGTGGATGCCACGGGCAAGTGGGAGCTGGCGATGTTAGCCCTGGGTGAGAGCCTGCGGGTGCAAGGCACAGTGCCTTATATTCGCGTGTATGAGCGGGTGGGCAAGGAAGGCAAATACGAAGCCATTTCGCTTGATGTTGCGGGGGTGTAG
- a CDS encoding DUF3102 domain-containing protein — protein sequence MGREKQTASEIIDLPSLPAEQLMAQQQQMSTLTQDISQRFGDGQLYDRIRIVNEARFYMAQSAEAMLEAGKRLIVLKENEAHGEFIEIVQQQLGLNDRTARLMMQATIKYTSPALDSKRQTFAVLGKSKLFELMVEDDDELVALTDGGTVAGLTLDEVDRMSVRELKLALRESRDNATAQGRLLSDKNSKIDELATKLSARKTHVKVPTPDVEGAEIRKEASAFAFEAESILRGKLHAAFETLLQHSEKSAIPHDDFMAGLLGQLQFTLNQLRGEFSIKEAPDGEAMPAWLREEAPLPAAQEEA from the coding sequence ATGGGACGCGAAAAGCAAACCGCCAGTGAAATCATCGATTTACCGTCATTGCCCGCAGAGCAGTTGATGGCTCAGCAGCAGCAAATGAGCACTTTAACGCAGGATATTAGCCAGCGTTTTGGGGATGGGCAGCTTTATGACCGCATCCGTATTGTGAATGAAGCGCGGTTTTATATGGCGCAAAGCGCCGAGGCCATGCTGGAAGCAGGTAAGCGTTTGATTGTGTTGAAAGAGAATGAAGCACATGGGGAGTTTATTGAGATTGTTCAGCAGCAGCTTGGCCTGAATGATCGCACCGCCCGTTTAATGATGCAGGCAACGATTAAGTACACCTCTCCCGCACTTGATTCAAAACGGCAAACGTTTGCCGTTTTGGGTAAATCAAAACTATTTGAGCTGATGGTTGAAGATGATGATGAATTAGTTGCACTTACTGACGGTGGAACTGTCGCAGGACTGACTCTTGACGAAGTGGATCGTATGAGCGTGCGGGAGCTAAAGCTCGCTTTGCGTGAATCGCGTGATAACGCCACCGCTCAAGGTCGTTTGCTCTCCGATAAGAACAGCAAAATCGACGAGTTGGCGACCAAGCTTTCTGCCCGTAAAACCCATGTAAAAGTCCCCACCCCCGATGTTGAAGGCGCAGAAATCCGCAAAGAGGCCAGTGCCTTTGCTTTTGAAGCGGAATCCATTCTGCGCGGTAAATTACATGCGGCATTTGAAACGCTGTTACAACACAGCGAAAAATCCGCCATCCCGCATGACGATTTTATGGCGGGGCTATTGGGACAATTGCAATTTACGCTTAATCAGCTGCGTGGTGAATTCAGTATTAAAGAAGCCCCTGATGGTGAAGCGATGCCTGCCTGGCTAAGAGAAGAAGCCCCGCTGCCTGCCGCGCAGGAAGAGGCCTAA